From the Oryza glaberrima chromosome 5, OglaRS2, whole genome shotgun sequence genome, one window contains:
- the LOC127774725 gene encoding leucine-rich repeat protein 1-like produces the protein MAPTAAGNLAPATAILVVVVAEVLAAAAASQDGDALTEFRKGMSDPDGALASWDPDLVNPCTWFRVTCNADNRVIRLDLEEMNLSGHLSADLARLDQLQFMEIASNNIEGPIPPEFGNLENLISLDLCNNTISGPMPPSLGKLKSLKFMRIDHNLLTGPIPNELAGLSNLMILNVSNNDLCGTIPTSGPFDHFPPSSFANNPRLRYPGMDDDDTGR, from the exons ATggcgcccacggcggccggaAACCTagcccccgccaccgccatcctcgtcgtggtggtggcggaggtcctggcggcggcggcggcgagccaggACGGCGACGCGCTGACGGAGTTCAGGAAGGGGATGAGCGACCCCGACGGCGCGCTGGCGAGCTGGGACCCCGACCTGGTGAACCCCTGCACCTGGTTCCGCGTCACCTGCAACGCCGACAACCGCGTCATCCGCCT AGATCTTGAGGAGATGAACCTGTCCGGCCATCTGTCGGCCGATCTTGCGCGACTGGACCAGCTACAATTTAT GGAAATCGCTTCGAACAATATTGAAGGACCAATTCCGCCAGAGTTTGGTAATCTGGAGAATTTGATTAGCCTAGACTTGTGCAACAACACCATTTCTGGGCCGATGCCTCCGTCGCTTGGGAAACTCAAGTCCTTAAAATTCAT GAGAATTGATCACAACCTTTTAACTGGGCCAATCCCAAACGAGCTGGCTGGGCTGTCAAACCTCATGATCCT AAATGTATCCAACAACGATCTCTGTGGGACAATCCCGACGTCCGGGCCGTTCGATCACTTCCCTCCGAGCAG CTTTGCCAACAACCCGCGGCTGAGGTACCCCGGGATGGACGACGATGACACCGGCCGCTAG